The following nucleotide sequence is from uncultured Draconibacterium sp..
AGGCTTTTCTTTGTTGTACTCAAAAATCACCATGTTATTTTCCATTCCTGCAACACCCGGTATTTGAATGGCTTGTGCAATGGCCGAAGTATACGATGGCGAAATAATAGTATCGATGTAAACGTAATTTTCTTCATCGGCTTCATCAAGCATTAGGTTGAGCATGTCATCGGCCTTCTCCACTGTTTTTGATGAGTAATAACCTTCGATAAGGTACAGGAAAGTTCCAAATCCGTATTTGTGCGAAATCCAGCTTAACAGTTGAAAAGCGCGGTTATTGTGTGTGGTTTTATCTGAAATACAAATGGCACTGGGGCGCCACTCATTTTGTTTTACCATTTTTTTGCGCTTCTGTAGATGTACCTGCAACTTTCGGTTCAACTGAAAAAGCGAGTTGGCAAACAGCGAAGCAAAGTCTTTTCTGTTTTTATGGTAATAATTAATGTACAGATAAATCAATGTCATTGCTCCGGCAGACAATAAAGCGTATGAAGTGCTGATTTTAAACATCACCCAGATAGACACCAGAAATCCAACCAGCGAAAGGTACCAGCGCGAGCGAAAAGTTGGGCGGTATGATGGCGATGCGCCAAAATGATTCAGAAAAGAAATAAGGCACAGCGAACCGTAAGTAACCATAAAAAACATTGAAATGATGGAAGCCACAGCATTTACGTCGCCTAGCGCTACAAAAACAAAGGCGATGGCTACGGTAACTATCGATGCATTTTGTGGCTCATTGTCGGCAGCATTAGCCTTGGATAGCCAGCGGTTGATTCGTTTCGACGGAAAAGCATTATCGAGAGCCAGCGCCTGCAAAGTACGTGGAGCCACCATTACCGAACCCAATGCCGAAGAAATGGTTGACGCAGCCAGCCCAAGAGGTACGATTACCGATCCGGCGATTGCAATTTTACCCATTATCAGCTGGTGTTCCGTTAAATCTTCGATGGAGGCTGACATGGTGAGTTTATATACAATAAAAACGTAAAGTATCATTCCTGAAATGGTTGCCAGCACTGTTCCGAGTGGAATGGATTTCGACGGATTTTTTAAATCACCTGATAATCCAACGCCGGCTGTCATTCCTGTAAACGCCGGGAAAATAATGGCAAACACAACAAAGAAATTCTCAAAGTTCCGAAACTGATCTTTTGAAAAAGGCAGGCTTGCCGATTGCGAGAACTCTGTTGATCCGAGAAAGAACATAATGATGGATACAAACAAAATGGCCACCACAAAATAAAGGGCTTTAACGCCCAGGTTGGCACCTTTTTTTATGATCAGAAAAGCCAGCCCGGCCATAACGGGCAAACTGATTGCCTGCCGCGGCAAAAGAAAATCGTATTTGTCGGCCAGTAAATTGAAAAAGAATTCGAATGCCTCGGTAAATGCAATAACATAAAACGCCACACTAATGGCCTGCGAAAAGAATAGCGCAATGCCAATTGTGGCTCCAATATTTAACCCAAACGAGCGCGAGATAATAAAATACTCGCCACCGCCTTCAACACGTTTGTTGGTTGCAATCTCGGAAATGGCAAGCGCCGTTGGAATAGTTACCAGGTGCCCCAGGAAAATTATGAGGATTACGCCCCAAAATCCCAGCGTGCCCACTGCATAACCAAAACGAAGAAATAAAATTGCGCCTAAAATTGTTGAAATAGCCGTAAGAAATACCGGGGCTGTTCCAAATTTGTTACTCTGTGTAGTCATAAATGTACTTTACAAATCTGCGATCAAAAGATAGAATGTTTTTTTGTTAATCAAGCAAATCAGAATCAGTATTCTGCATAAACTGCATAACCTTTTTCTACCAGTTCGTCGTTAAGTGATTGTTGGTTGTCGGCCAATCTTATAATTCCAATGTAGCGGCCAAACTTTCCTACCTCTTTATCGGTTTCAACAATCACTTCGTTGTCATTGTTCGATATCCGTTCAATAACAAATGCTTTTGCTTTCATGCCATTTTTATACTCTTCCGAATCCTTTTTAACGTTGTAAGTTTCGGGTGTATTTATGCCACGAAGACGGATACGCTGAAAAGTGGTGATTTTAAATCCGAGGTCGATAACCAGGTCGATGGTGTCGCCATCAACCACACGATCTACTGTTGCTTTGTATGTGTACATATTCATGTGTTTTGTTCCATTCAAGATACGGATTTGAAGCTTAATAAAGTAGTTTATTTGCGGCTTTTTTAAAATTAGGAGTTTATTGTGGGGCCTGTTTTTATTCACTCACATTTGCTTTGTTCTGATAGTTGCTTTTTGTATAAGTCGTTGTGTTGTACTAAATTCGGAAAACGAATAAAACTAAAATGCCTAAATTAATACAATCGAAACCGACCGGAGTGCGGCAGTGGGCTTTAATTCTTGCGCCGCTAATTAGTCTTTTGGTTATTCTTTTCGCCGATCTCGACCCGCAAAACAGAAATGTAACCTATTGCTTTGCTATAGCTTTATTGATGGCCATTTGGTGGATAACAGAAGCCATTCCGCTAGCAGTAACAGCATTGTTACCGGTTGCCCTGTTTCCGTTGTTTGGAGTGGTTGATGGCAAAACGATTTCGGCCATGTATTTTAACCACCTGATTTTTCTTTTTATTGGTGGGTTTTTAATGGCTTTTGCAATGGAACGCTGGAACTTGCACCGGAGAATAGCATTGCGGATTTTACTGGTTGTTGGCATCAGCCCCGGGCGGATTTTGCTAGGATTTATGTTGGCTACTTCTTTTCTGTCGATGTGGATGTCGAATACCGCAACTGCCATGATGATGGTTCCAATTGCCCTTTCAATAATTCTGAAACTGGAGGAAAGTATTGGACAAAAGAAAATGGGAAAATACGCGATCGGCCTGTTGCTGGGTATTGCTTATTCGGCATCTATTGGCGGTGTTGCAACTTTGGTAGGTACTCCACCCAATTTGTCGTTTGCACGAATTGTAAGCATAATTTTTCCTGAAATGACCGAAATCTCTTTTGCCGACTGGTTTATTTTTGCACTTCCGGTTACCGTGCTGTTGTTTATATTGGCGTGGCTTTTATTGTATATCATGTATAAACCCCAAAAAAGCTGGAAAAAGATTCATATCGATCAGTTTCGCGAAGAATACAATGCTTTGGGAAAGGCAAAACCGGAGGAGAAGATAGTACTGATTTTATTCGTAATTCTGGCATTTTTATGGATATTCCGTTCTGGTTTTACCATTCAGTCTTTTGATGTACCGGGGTGGTCGAGATTATTTAAAAATCCGTCGTACATAAACGATGGTACAGTGGCTATTTTTATTGCTGTCATCCTTTTTATACTGCCTTCGAAATCAGAAAAGGGGGAGCGAATAATGAATTGGGAAACAGCGCGAAAAATACCCTGGAACATTGTGCTTTTGTTTGGTGGCGGTTTTGCTCTGGCACAGGGGTTTGTTGATTCGGGATTGTCGGTATGGTTTGGCGAACAAATGGCCGGACTTGCCAATGTAAAACCAATTGTACTCACTTTTGCTAATGTAACCATGATGTCGTTTTTAACCGAACTAACATCAAACACCGCAACTACCGAAATGATTTTGCCTATTCTTTCGGGACTTTCAACCACTATAGAAGTTAATCCGTTGTTGTTAATGATTCCGGCAACTTTAGCGGCATCGCTGGCTTTTATGTTACCGGTTGCTACACCGCCGAACGCCATCATTTTTGGTACTAACCGTATCCGGGTAAAAGACATGGTTAAAACCGGAATACTGCTCAACCTGGCCGGAATAATTGTTGCTACCCTGGTGATGTATTTCTGGGGAGTTTTGGTATTTGATATCGATGTTTCTGTATTTCCTGATTGGGCGGCAGCAACAGTAGGATAAGAATTTTACTTTATTATCAGCACTTAATGGAGGGAAGTACACATTTATCTGCAGACAAAAAAAAGCACCCAACCCAAAGGCAGGATGCTTTTATTCTCCACAAATCAAATCCATATGTATTTCTTAGCTCGGAGCCGTAGGAGGCGGTGTCTCGTCCTCTGGCTCACTATCAGAGCGTCCCTGGCGTGCGGCCAGCTCATTTTCGTAATCGTTAATCTGGTTGTTTGTTAACTGAATAAAATTATCAATCTCTGGTGTCGACATTTCCAGCTCAACCAAGGCGTTAATGCGCGATACAATTTTTTCGTAAGCAGTATCAACAGCCTCGCGCAACAGTTTGTATTCTTCATTGTCCTGGTCTACGGTTTCCTGCCTGCGTTGTTCCGTAAGGTTTTGCACTGTCAGGTTTTCAGTTTTTAAGGCTTCAACCCAATTGGTAATACCAACGGTTGTACAATAGCCACTGTAAATGCGGCTCTCAAGGTCTTGAATAAGATTGGTAAGCGCTGCCGACTCTCCTTTTAATGGCATGGTGCGTACGTTGCCGTGTAAATCGAATAGTGCTTTAAGTTTTTCGGCAGCCTCAACTTCAGCCTCGTCAGGTCCCATCATTGTAGCCCTCAAACGCATAAAAATAGCACTCCAGTAACTATCGCGCTTTACATCGGCACCACCTATTAGCGGCGTAAAATCGCTGCTGTTACTCTTTTTATACACCGTATCCATAGCCGCATAAGCCGCATTAAATTCGGGCATTTTGCTCTCGATGTTTAACGTGGCCGGCGTGGCCGTGTTAATTCGGGTTAGAAACTCAGTTATAAACTGATAATGGTCGTTATTGCGGAAACGACTAAAAACCACTCTAATAATTTTTCTCATAATGAATTTGTGAGTTGATTTAAAAATGTTTGTTGATTGTTAAACTATTGGATTGAATTTGCGAATTTTATATGCATTTGGTATTAATTATTGAATAAAAGTAAAGCATATGTTTAGCCAAGTCAAGTGCTGGCAATATGTTTTGCAGCAAACTTTTGTTTAAAACAGGCGACAATAAGTGCCTCTGAATCTATTTTATTGCATCAATAGCAATATAGTGCTTGTTTAAAACGTCGTATTTTATGTGCTCAGGTGGCTAATGCCCCTGCAAAATGCATTTTGCACCAGCAATTATGTGCTGTGCATAAGCAAAAATACGTTTGAACCCCACTTCGTTTATCTGGCGGCGTGCGAAAATGCGTTTGAAACCGGTTTCTGTTAGCTGGGGGCTTGAAAAAACGTGTTTGAAACCAACTTCTGTCACCTGAGGGAGCTTTAAAACACGTTTGAAAGCTTCCCCAGCTGCTGAGGACGAAAAAAAATGCGTTTGAAACCGGTTTCTGTTAGCTGGGGGCGTAAAAAAACGCGTTCGAAATCAACTTCTGTCACCTGAGGGGGCTTTAAAATCAGTCAGTTACGTGTTTTTGTGTTTTGGGCGATTATTGGAAAGCCGCGTGTAGCGGGGCATGGGGCTGTAGAGACGCCCAATTGGGCGTCTCTACAGCCCAAATGGGCGTATTTACCACATTGCATAAACATAATACCGAATTCCCCATTTTTTGCTAAATTGGGCATTCGTAAAAAAACAGAACCCATAAATATGACTGTCTCCGAATATTTAGCCGTACTAAACAACCGTTTTCAATCGGGCATATCAAGCGAACACACCTATCGTGGCGATTTGGAAAGCCTTATCCGCACATTGGTTGCCGAAGTGGAAATTACCAACGAACCATCGAAAGTTACCGATTGCGGAAACCCCGACTATGTAATTACAAAAGGGAAAATACCTGTTGGCTACATCGAGGCCAAAGACATTGGCAAAGACCTGAACGGCAAACAATACAAGGAGCAGTTTACCCGCTACAAAAATGCGCTCGATAACCTGATAATTACCGATTACCTCTGGTTTCAGTTTTTTAAAGAGGGCGAACTGGTACACGAAATACGCATTGGCGAAATTGACGGAAACAGTATTAACCCGCTGACCGAAAATTTTACGAACTTCGAAAACCTGGTGCGCGATTTTTGTACCTACGTGGGGCAAACCATACGCTCGGGTAAAAAGCTGGCCGGAATGATGGCCGCCAAAGCACGCCTGCTGCAAAATATTGTTGAACGCGCACTTACCGCCGACAACGAAAACGACGAAAACTCAACGCTAAACGATCAGTACGAATCGTTTAAAAACATACTTATACACGACCTCACGCCAAAAGGTTTTGCCGACATTTATGCACAAACGCTGGCCTACGGAATGTTTGCTGCACGTTACCACGACCAGACACCCGAAGACTTTAGCCGTTACGAGGCTGCCGAGTTGATACCCAAAACCAATCCTTTTCTGAAAAAACTGTTTACCTACATTGCCGGACCCGACATTGACGAACGGATAAAACGCACGGTTGATAACCTCGCGCTGGTTTTTAGGGCGGTAAACCTCGATGCCCTGCTGCATAACTTTGGCCGAAAAAGTACGGACAGGTCGCGACCTGTCCCAACAGAGCGACCTGCCCCTCCAACAGGATACGACCCCATTATTCATTTTTACGAAACCTTTTTGGCCGAGTACGATGCCAAACTACGTAAAGCGCGTGGTGTGTGGTACACGCCCGAGCCGGTGGTGAATTTTATTGTGCGCGCCGTAGACGATATATTAAAATCCGAGTTCGATTT
It contains:
- a CDS encoding amino acid permease; the encoded protein is MTTQSNKFGTAPVFLTAISTILGAILFLRFGYAVGTLGFWGVILIIFLGHLVTIPTALAISEIATNKRVEGGGEYFIISRSFGLNIGATIGIALFFSQAISVAFYVIAFTEAFEFFFNLLADKYDFLLPRQAISLPVMAGLAFLIIKKGANLGVKALYFVVAILFVSIIMFFLGSTEFSQSASLPFSKDQFRNFENFFVVFAIIFPAFTGMTAGVGLSGDLKNPSKSIPLGTVLATISGMILYVFIVYKLTMSASIEDLTEHQLIMGKIAIAGSVIVPLGLAASTISSALGSVMVAPRTLQALALDNAFPSKRINRWLSKANAADNEPQNASIVTVAIAFVFVALGDVNAVASIISMFFMVTYGSLCLISFLNHFGASPSYRPTFRSRWYLSLVGFLVSIWVMFKISTSYALLSAGAMTLIYLYINYYHKNRKDFASLFANSLFQLNRKLQVHLQKRKKMVKQNEWRPSAICISDKTTHNNRAFQLLSWISHKYGFGTFLYLIEGYYSSKTVEKADDMLNLMLDEADEENYVYIDTIISPSYTSAIAQAIQIPGVAGMENNMVIFEYNKEKPDNLGRIIENFSLVNSGDFDICVLASSPKKMKIQNGIHIWINSFDTENANLMILLSFIILGHPDLKKTSIEIFVVCHEDEVKQSKDEMKKLVLSGRMPITEKNIKIIQRTDEISTRAIINKTSKDAGLILVGLREEMVKHEKENTFAGYDDLGTILFVHSKEQKAIE
- a CDS encoding thermonuclease family protein is translated as MYTYKATVDRVVDGDTIDLVIDLGFKITTFQRIRLRGINTPETYNVKKDSEEYKNGMKAKAFVIERISNNDNEVIVETDKEVGKFGRYIGIIRLADNQQSLNDELVEKGYAVYAEY
- a CDS encoding DASS family sodium-coupled anion symporter, with the translated sequence MPKLIQSKPTGVRQWALILAPLISLLVILFADLDPQNRNVTYCFAIALLMAIWWITEAIPLAVTALLPVALFPLFGVVDGKTISAMYFNHLIFLFIGGFLMAFAMERWNLHRRIALRILLVVGISPGRILLGFMLATSFLSMWMSNTATAMMMVPIALSIILKLEESIGQKKMGKYAIGLLLGIAYSASIGGVATLVGTPPNLSFARIVSIIFPEMTEISFADWFIFALPVTVLLFILAWLLLYIMYKPQKSWKKIHIDQFREEYNALGKAKPEEKIVLILFVILAFLWIFRSGFTIQSFDVPGWSRLFKNPSYINDGTVAIFIAVILFILPSKSEKGERIMNWETARKIPWNIVLLFGGGFALAQGFVDSGLSVWFGEQMAGLANVKPIVLTFANVTMMSFLTELTSNTATTEMILPILSGLSTTIEVNPLLLMIPATLAASLAFMLPVATPPNAIIFGTNRIRVKDMVKTGILLNLAGIIVATLVMYFWGVLVFDIDVSVFPDWAAATVG
- a CDS encoding DUF6261 family protein — its product is MRKIIRVVFSRFRNNDHYQFITEFLTRINTATPATLNIESKMPEFNAAYAAMDTVYKKSNSSDFTPLIGGADVKRDSYWSAIFMRLRATMMGPDEAEVEAAEKLKALFDLHGNVRTMPLKGESAALTNLIQDLESRIYSGYCTTVGITNWVEALKTENLTVQNLTEQRRQETVDQDNEEYKLLREAVDTAYEKIVSRINALVELEMSTPEIDNFIQLTNNQINDYENELAARQGRSDSEPEDETPPPTAPS
- a CDS encoding N-6 DNA methylase, producing the protein MTVSEYLAVLNNRFQSGISSEHTYRGDLESLIRTLVAEVEITNEPSKVTDCGNPDYVITKGKIPVGYIEAKDIGKDLNGKQYKEQFTRYKNALDNLIITDYLWFQFFKEGELVHEIRIGEIDGNSINPLTENFTNFENLVRDFCTYVGQTIRSGKKLAGMMAAKARLLQNIVERALTADNENDENSTLNDQYESFKNILIHDLTPKGFADIYAQTLAYGMFAARYHDQTPEDFSRYEAAELIPKTNPFLKKLFTYIAGPDIDERIKRTVDNLALVFRAVNLDALLHNFGRKSTDRSRPVPTERPAPPTGYDPIIHFYETFLAEYDAKLRKARGVWYTPEPVVNFIVRAVDDILKSEFDLPQGLADTAKTKIKVPVQGSKKMQELEVHKVQVLDPATGTGTFLAEVVKHIYHNKFKSMQGAWSAYVEEHLIPRLNGFELLMASYSMAHLKLDMLLSETGYKPIKNQRFNIYLTNSLEEHHPDTGTLWANWLSTEANEANHIKRDTPVMCVIGNPPYSVSSTNKSEWIEKLMKDYKKNLNERNIQPLSDDYIKFIRYGQYYVEKNGEGILAYISNNSFIDGLIHRQMRKSLMETFDKIYILDLHGNSKKKETTPDGQPDKNVFDIMQGVSINIFVKKRNEGTKTK